In Isoptericola variabilis 225, the genomic window AGAACGTGCCGGACACGTCGCCGCCGAGCGCGTCGACGGCCTTGGCGTGCTCGGCGAACTCCCGCAGGGACGTCGGCCCTTGCTCCGGGTCCAGGCCGGCCTGCTCGTAGAGCTCCTTGTTGTAGAACAAGACCGACACGTCCAGGACGAACGGGAGGACGTGCTGCCGTCCTTCGTACGTGCCGGCCTGCAGGTGGCCCTCGTTGATCGTGTCGGCGAAGTCGAGCTGGGCGATCGGGTCCGTGAGGTCCTGGAACAGTCCCTGCTCGACCCAGTTCGGCACGTAGACGATGTCCGCCGCGAAAAGGTCGGGCAGGCCGCCGCTGCCGGCCGCGGCACCGACCTTCGCGACGTAGTCGTCGTTCGGGACGACGGTGAGCTCCACCTGGTTCTCGTGCGTGGCGTTGTACGCGTCCACGAGGAGATTGGCCTGCTGCTCGAGCGGTGCCCGCGTCCACAGGGTCAGCGTGGTGCCGTCGTCGACGCCCTCCGCGGTGATCTCCTCCGTGCTGCCCGGGTCCTCCGTGGAGGAGGTTCCGCAGGCAGCGAGTGCGGCACCGGCGAGGCCGGCTGCCACGGCCGAGGCGACGAGCCGCCTCCCTGCCACTCGTGCGATCGCCATCTCGTGTCTCCCTTGACCTCGTCGTCGAGTCGATGACTGTGGGGTAGCCTGACCCCGAAACCAACCGAAAAGGCTTTCTGGAATCTATGGCAGCCTCGGCAGGACCGTCAACCGTCGACGCCGTTACAGTCCGATCACGACGCCGTGCCGGAGGCCCGACCGACGAAGGGAGTGCGATGAGCACCTCGAGCAGCGCATCGCCGTCGCGCGCCGCCACGCTGACCGACGTCGCCAGGCTCGCGGGAGTCTCGATAGCGACCGCGTCGAAGGCGATCAACGGTCGTGCCCAGGTCCGTGCCGAGACGCGTCAGCGCGTGCTCGAGGCGGCCGAGCAGCTCTCGTTCGCACCCAACGCGCTCGCCAAGAGCCTCCTTCAGGGTCGCACCGGCACGGTGGGCCTCCTCACCTCAGACCTCGAGGGCAGGTTCTCGATCCCGGTGCTCATGGGGGCCGAGGACGCCTTCGGCGCCGGCCGGGTCTCCGTCTTCCTCTGCGACGCGCGCGGCGACGCGATCCGGGAGCAGCACCACATCCGCGCCCTGCTGTCGCGTCGCGTCGACGGGCTCATCGTCGTGGGGTCCCGGACGGACCCGCGTCCGCCGCTGGAGGGCGACATCCCGGTGCCGGTGGTCTACGCCTACGCCCCGTCCGAGGACCCGCGGGACATCTCGATCACCGCGGACAACGTCGAGGCCGGGCGCCTCGCGATCGACCACCTCCTCTCGTGCGGTCGCACGCGCATCGCGCACGTCTCCGGGGACGTCACCTACAAGGCGGCGAAGGACCGCGCGCGCGGCGCCGCCGACGCACTGGCCGACGCCGGGCTCGAGCTCGTGGGGGGCAGGACGTTCTTCGGGTCGTGGTCGGAGGGGTGGGGGCGCGGGGCCGCCCGCATGGTCGTCGAGCGTCACCCCGACGTCGACGCGTTCTTCTGCGGGAGCGACCAGATCGCCCGTGGGGTGCTCGACGCCCTCCGCGAGCTCGGGCGCGACGTGCCCACCGACGTCTCCGTCATCGGGTTCGACAACTGGGCCGTGCTGACGACCAATGCGCGGCCTCAGCTCACGAGCATCGACATGAACCTCGAGCAGGTCGGACGCGTGGCCGCCAAGCGCCTGTTCGCCGCGATCGAGGGCACGGCGTCGTCCGGGATCGAGGAGCTCCCGTGCCGGGTCGTGACCCGGGAGTCGACCGTCCCGAACGGCTGAACGGCGCGCTCGTGTCGCCGTCTCGGCCCGGTCCCCGAGCCGGGCGTCCCGCGCGAGACGGTCATTGACGATGACTCGGACATACTGCTGGTATTAGGCCTCGTCGTACGCAGATCCCGGAGGTAGACGTGGTTCAGCAGGACATGTCCGCAGCGCCCGCGAGCGGACCGCAGCGTCCGCAGTACCGCGGCCGGCACCTACCGATGGTGGCGGTCGTGGTGGCGGCGTTCATCGCCACGGCCCTCGCCTACAGCGGCATGGTCCTGTTCGGGCTCGAGGTCGCGGGCATGACGCCCATGGAGGCCTACTCGCTCGCGGGCTTCCTCGAGGTCAGCCTCGTCGCCGTGGCGCTCCTGGCGCGCAACGCGGCGCTCGAGGGGCGTCCGTACGGGGTGCTGCTCACGCTGACGTGGATCCTGTCCGGCACGTCCGGCGTGTTCGCGGCGCTGCACGAGGTCGCCGTGCCGAGCGAGACGACGCCGTACATGGTCGTCTTCCGGTTCGTGCCGCCGCTCGTCGCCGCGCTCATGTGGCACCTTGCGCTCGTGGGGGAGCGGCACCTCGTCACGGGCCACACGCTCGACGAGCGCCGGCGCGAGCACCGCGTGCACCAGTACGTCGCGACGCTCGAGACGTGGCGCGACGCGCGGCGCGACAACACCGGCACGCGGCGGGGTACCCGCAAGGTACGGGTCGCGCACGCGCGTCAGCGCGCGGCCCGCGACCGCGCGCTCAAGCTCCTGACCGTCGAGGACTTCGAGCGGCGCATGCAGGTCTGGGTCGACCGGCTCGAGGCCGCGGAGCGGCACGGGAACCGCCTCGACACGATCGGCGCGAGCTCGGCCAAGCGCGGCGTCGTGCGCGCGGGGGAGGCCGAGGTCGTGGTCGAGCCGGTGCCCGCGCCCGCGCCCGTCCTGGCCGCCGCACCGGCCGACGCTCCGGCCGACGCTCCGGTCGACCTGGCGGCGGCCCTCTCCGAGGGCGCCGACGAGGCGCCGTTCCAGCCCGTGCAGGCCTTCGAGGAGCTGCCCGACTTCGCGGTCCGGGTCAAGGAGGCGTTCGCCGAGCGGCAGCCGGCGACGTGGACCGAGCCTCCCGCGCCGTCGAGCACCGAGCCGTCGCCCGCCACCGGGCTCACGCCGCGCGTCGAGCCGCTGCCCGAGACCGGCCACACGCGCCGGGTCGAGGAGATCGACCTGCGCCGCGTGCGCGAGGCGGCCGAGGCTGCGGCGTCCCGCGGCTCCGGTCCGGACGGCGAGCACGACGGCCGGGCCGAGCACGCCGGCACCGCCCCCGCCGCGGACGAGCGGGCGGGCGACCAGGCGGGCGACCAGGCGGACGGCGACGCGGATGG contains:
- a CDS encoding LacI family DNA-binding transcriptional regulator — its product is MSTSSSASPSRAATLTDVARLAGVSIATASKAINGRAQVRAETRQRVLEAAEQLSFAPNALAKSLLQGRTGTVGLLTSDLEGRFSIPVLMGAEDAFGAGRVSVFLCDARGDAIREQHHIRALLSRRVDGLIVVGSRTDPRPPLEGDIPVPVVYAYAPSEDPRDISITADNVEAGRLAIDHLLSCGRTRIAHVSGDVTYKAAKDRARGAADALADAGLELVGGRTFFGSWSEGWGRGAARMVVERHPDVDAFFCGSDQIARGVLDALRELGRDVPTDVSVIGFDNWAVLTTNARPQLTSIDMNLEQVGRVAAKRLFAAIEGTASSGIEELPCRVVTRESTVPNG
- a CDS encoding helix-turn-helix domain-containing protein; the protein is MSAAPASGPQRPQYRGRHLPMVAVVVAAFIATALAYSGMVLFGLEVAGMTPMEAYSLAGFLEVSLVAVALLARNAALEGRPYGVLLTLTWILSGTSGVFAALHEVAVPSETTPYMVVFRFVPPLVAALMWHLALVGERHLVTGHTLDERRREHRVHQYVATLETWRDARRDNTGTRRGTRKVRVAHARQRAARDRALKLLTVEDFERRMQVWVDRLEAAERHGNRLDTIGASSAKRGVVRAGEAEVVVEPVPAPAPVLAAAPADAPADAPVDLAAALSEGADEAPFQPVQAFEELPDFAVRVKEAFAERQPATWTEPPAPSSTEPSPATGLTPRVEPLPETGHTRRVEEIDLRRVREAAEAAASRGSGPDGEHDGRAEHAGTAPAADERAGDQAGDQADGDADGRTDEPAGEQLSGRDRLILELARDGRTQAEIASLVDVSRTTVSRVLRRHGPRTELVDTESGPEIVPA